In Ornithodoros turicata isolate Travis chromosome 1, ASM3712646v1, whole genome shotgun sequence, the DNA window TTTGAACACCATTTTCGGCTTCCATTGTTTGTCATATGAAGTTGATTTAGTTCTGTATTTAGAATTTCAGCACCATGTGCTCAAGAACTTCAATATACTTCGCCTTGCGATACAACAACAGGGGGAACTCTTGTCAAGCCTAATGCCTCTTCAAAACTCCCTCACTGAGGCTCCCAAGCTGCTAGAGAACCCGCTCAGCTCTGTAGAAGAACTCGAAACGTTTGAAGGGCAGCTAACACCAGACCGTGAGAAGCAGTTAGTGAGTGACTATTTCACTTTAAAATACATTGAGCACTAGGCATAATTACAAGAAAAAATTGTTCGGTCCCTTTGTCTGGTACATTAGCTCAACATTGccctataataataataataataataataattatattcTTATAGATCCTGGAGCTTCCACTGCTCGGGGGAAACTCCACAAAAGTTGCAGTTCGCAGGATAATGTCGTATGTTCTCAGCAATGAACTGGGACGCCAGTACAGTTGGGAAGGAAGAAAGGGTAAATTACCCTTGCGAGACCTAAACCTGCCAAAACTCATCCTGCGTAAGCATACTTGGTTTCATGCATATATATAATGTCTTGCTCCTGTCTCCTGCTACTCGCCAGCTAAGGGCTTCAGGAAATGTTCAAATA includes these proteins:
- the LOC135370734 gene encoding uncharacterized protein LOC135370734 — protein: MPSYEFQHHVLKNFNILRLAIQQQGELLSSLMPLQNSLTEAPKLLENPLSSVEELETFEGQLTPDREKQLILELPLLGGNSTKVAVRRIMSYVLSNELGRQYSWEGRKGKLPLRDLNLPKLILRTIHSHKKFVKTTRYEVEHQIKEWLRHARDRAERASVPRRVQAQSTA